The sequence ACAGGGTGTTGGTCATCAGAAGAAACCGATAAATCTTTATTTCGTGAACTACATTTCTCACCTGCTTATGACGGACGGAATTCGCTCACTTATTAAGCATTATTCGAGTGCCTTCAAGAGCATTGGGGAAAatgtctttatttctatttttttttggcgATCTACAATGATAAGTTTCTCGTAATGCAACACTATTAGTGAACTATGTACTAGGAAAGTTGTGAAGctgaaagttattatcattaggtAAATGCAAAATCGTATGCAGTCACGTGTGTAAAATTGTCTTTTTATCTTGAATATCATCTCCATGGGTTTCTCACGGTCATTTTCATCACTATGACCAGACTTCTTCTGTAATAAATGAGAAATTGTAGATAGAGTATGACAACTGCCAttgaatttgatatatatatatatatatatatatatatatatatatatatatatatatacatacatatatacacatacatatatatatgtatacatatacatatatatatataaaatatatatatatacatatatatatatatatatatatatatttatatatatattgtgtgtgtgtgtgtgtgtgtgtgtgtgtgtgtgtgtgtgtgtgtgtgtatgtgtgtgtatgtatatatatacatacatacatatatgtatacatacatacatatacatatatatatatatatatatatatatatatatataatatatatatatatatatatatatatatatatatatatatgtatgtgtgtgtgtgtgtgtgtgtgtgcgtgtgtgtgtctatgtatgtatggtgtgtgtgtgtgtgtgtgtgtgtgtgtgtgtgtgtgtgtgtgtgtgtgtgtgtgtgtgtgtgtgtgtctatatgtgtgtgtgtgtgtgtgtgtgtgtgtgtgtgtgtgtgtgtgtgtgtgtgtgtgtgtgtgtgtgtgtgtgtgcgtctgtatgtatgtgtatatgtatatgtatatgtatatatatatatatatatatatatatatatatacatatatatatatatatataatatatatataaatatgtatttacacacacacacacatatgcacacacacacacacacacacacgtatatatatatatatatatatatatatatatatatatatatatatatatatatatatatatatattgtgtgtgtgtgtgtgtgtgtgtgtgtgtgtgtgtgtgtgtgtgtgtgtgtgtgtgtgggtgtgtttgtgtgtgtgtatgtgtatatatagatatatatatatatatatatatatatatatatatatatatatatatatatatatatatatatatatatatatatatatatatatatatatatacatacacacacacacacacatacacacacacacacacacacacacacacacacacatatatatatatatatatatatatatatatatatatatatatatatatatatatatgtgtgtgtgtgtgtgtgtgtgtgtgtgtgtgtgtgtgtgtgtgtatgtgtgtgtgtgtgtgtgtgtgtgtgtatgcgtgtgtgtgtatctatctacctatttgtatAGCTagttgccaatatatatatatatatatatatatatatatatatatatatatattcacacacacacacacacaaacacagacacacacacacacacacacacacacacacatacacacacacacaaacacacacacacacacacacacacacacacacacacacacacacagaggaaaaaaaatcacactagaAACTGTCAACATTTTGAATGGTTTGAAATTGATTTTGAAATTGGTTTCGGATGTTAATATCACCTTATTTATAAAATGTGATAACTAGTCATGAATCATGCAATAGTGTACACTGTAGTTTTGCCGTGTTGTTAGGAGGTCATGTAGTTGTAATATCCAagtcttctttctttattatgaatatacttTCAGAATGTTCACTATAATtcacgcattatatataatatctgttaaCGTATAAACAAATGCACGATTATGATCCTTAGCCTCTAGTGTTTTCATTTCCTTATATAAGGATTCGTGGGATTCTAATCGGGATTTTATCACGAATTTCGTATCTTGTTAATAATctaattcatcctttaactcattTGATCTATACATTTACGtgtctatttattatataaataacttgCTCTCGAATGGCAGCATTGAATGAAAAATAGCGTGacctttgttgggtttttgttatattaagCGGTGTGCTGTTACGTTTGCAGCTGCACGAATATGCAGGTATCTTCAAACAATGCATATATGACATTGTTTGGCCATCAATTAACATGCCAGAAGTATGCATATTTCGTAATATCTTTGTTGAGATTTATTGGtaggccccccctctctctctctctctgtctctctctcttctctctctctctctctctctctctctctctctctctctctcatttcgggTTCGATGACTCGACATAATTTTGATAGAGATACAATGATtcgggaaaaaataatgagggaaaaatcTACGATGGTACTGCAGACTATAAAAAACTACCACCTGTtactatgttctctctctcttctttctctttttttctctctctttttcgttcacTTGTCCCTAtccacagacaaatagatagtttcatagactgatagataggcagaaagaaAAACGGATCCTCACTGACATCAACACttctaaaatacaaaaatatttatataaaagtacatTAAATATTCAGCATTAAATGAACGAGGTAGCTTCAAATATCATATTCCGTGTTTTGAATACACAGGTTATTGAAGGTCTATTCCACCTGCTGACTTTGTCTCTCCAAATCGTTCtacctgtctttctttttctcttcccttttgtcGGTGCTAATTTCCATGCCAGATGTAAGTCTGAGCTCAGTATAACAAAGATCACTGTATGTACGCATTCAGACCCTAATTAGTAGTTTTATTTCTAGGTTATAAAGTTTGTAAAGGGTTCACACGTTCAGCCATGATTCGCATCCGTAAAGTACCGAAGACTAGCTAAGTAGATCGAAATCTCTACACCCATGTtaacaaatgataaagaaaaacacacatctTAACCTGGCGGTGAGCACCAATCGCGAGACCGAATGATGgcaggtaaccccccccccccctccccgtcacaGTTAAGTATCCTCATGACACCACGTCGTCCTTAGAATAACTACCACTTCGAGCAAAAAATCTTGGTTATGCTTTCGTAAATGATCATGCTGTGGTTCTAAATGGTCTCATCCAAGACACGCAGCTCTGCAAACGAGGCTCATCTAAAAGTGGAGAAGAAATCGGTACAATTCAGTATCACCAAGTGTGTAACCAGGACGGGAATATCCGGCCTGCATCTCtccctacgcacacacacgcgcgcgcgcgcgcgcgcacacacacacacacacacacacacacacacacacacacacacacacacacacacacacacacacacacacacacacacacacacacagagtctatttgtctgtcttatttttttcttgctagcTCTAAAAATTTACCCttcctcttttgctctttttttgccCTTCTTATTCTGCTAATTCTGAAGATGGAATCTCGGTATACAAATTGTTCCGGAAAATATGATAGATACCATATATACTGGCATTGAGGACAAACCTAAAgcaataaataaagaagagaaatactGATCTCCAAATGAAGTAGAAAAATGCATAAATGATTACATCATTTTGATTACCTCTTCACCATAATTCAAAACAAGTCAATTACACCTCTCATTCTTTGACGTAACCCATTCTAACTGAAGcccttttttctatatctgtcaCTATGAAGGGTAGGAAAGTTCATTTAAATGGTAACCACAAGGATAATTTCATCCACAGGAATTCTTTGTCATACCACTCCAACCTCCAAGGTGTTACCTGTATATAGTCTGCCCGAGGTAGATGATTTCCTGCCCTATATAAACCATGTGCATCCTATTTAATCACTAAATGTAATAGctatagagaaaggaaaagctgAGCTAACAATTGAGCTTTACCATGTCTTACAAGTGAATGAAAATACAGCTAAAATCAGTGCATTTGACTTCTTTATTTCTTGTATGACTTAATGATGCTAATTTTTtggacttttatttattataatttattttctgtcTTCCAAGAATCCTGTCTACTACTTCCCATATATCACTAATATAGTTTATTAGTATAATTCCATTCATGTACTTCcagtttattacttttttattctcaTGTTGAAGAAAGATTTCAGGAATTTAAAATCCTATATCCCTGAATCTCATTCATACAAGCTAGCTTCAAAACTGAACCTATAGCAACAGAAAACTCAGAGcaattttcatcttttatctatttatttctttatacaaaatcaaaacaaaaaaaatatgtacacattcaAATTTTCACTAGAACAACAGTTGCTAAAAATTCCAGCCGTTTCAAATAATTCCAGCATTCCCTCTATCGCTTTCCTGTTTTCTTGAGCAGATTCTTTTCTTTCATGGCCATTGTTCGTAATCTCCTCCAGTACTGCTTTGTGTTGGGGTCCATTTCCCTCAGAGGGGGCGGTTTACCtggaaatatgcatacatatcacaTAAAGCCCATGCCTCTATGCTTCATTATGGAATTCAGATATTAGGATGAGCACTGTATAGTATGCATTCTGTGTGTAATTCTGAACCTGAATTCTTATGGTAACTATATGCTTTGTACATTATAATATTCTATCAGGATTCTGAAGTTCTTTGATTAAGTCAAGCATTTAGCTTGAACCTTTTGCTTTATTCAGAATAATAAATCATTAGGATAAagggaaacaatatatataacagtctTAAACAGTGAAACAGCACAGCCAACTGGTTGAGTTACCTATTTAAATCACCTAGATAGATATGGAAATTATCCCTTATCTAATACATATTTCTTACTAATCATTTAATCAACTTACCTGTCCTCAGAGTCCACAGCCAATCTGGGTATTCAGAATCATCTTTCAACTGGATGTCTTGTGGATTTTCCTTTACTGGGTCTGATCCACAGACAAAGTTTGCTAACTTCACTGGGTCTGTCTCTACTGGAAGACGCTATGAAAAAAGATATGATATGAATGTcaattatgtttacatataaaaacaaaaattacacttccaataaagaaagaaacaaagaaaaagtctAATGTCCTATATGAGgaataggaaaatataaaatatatttgtagagCCATTAATGTGTGAACAAAATTCACaaagaaaaccataaaaaaaactacatcagTGGGTTAAAATACTTACCACTTTCTCAACAGCTGGTCCAAGCtttgcttttcctttcatcttgggCACTGTAACATAAAAAGAGAATAGTTACACAACATTTAAAGACTCATCATACCCTGATctaatgggaaggggggggggggaagaaatatTGCAAATTGATATGTTTCCCATAGATATGAGACAAGAATCTTTAGCATATGTCACAATTCTCGAAATATAGCTTGGGAATTCTGAAAACTAAAACCTTGTAATTGTAGCATCTTCAAATATGTTCAATCAAAATCTCATATGGATCTACATATCTGGCAAATGAATTAAAGTCATAGCCAGACCTGCCCCACAGTACtaaggaatataaaagaaaaaaaatcaagaaccatCATAACCACAATACAACTTTAAAAGGATTTATATCAAAACACTTGTTTCTTCACTAAACAAGATATTTAGCCAATTGTCATACAATGAAGTTATATTGCATTACAGGGTAATAACCTATGTTGCTTAGTGAAAATAACTCAACTACAAAGACTCATGAAACTTCTCTTCAAAACTGAAATATTTCCTTTTAGAGTTTGACACTtctcatatctttattatatcatacgaacatttttcttttttaatccaaaGATCAAACATAATCTTAATGTGGAAAATGTAAGGGCTGGTGGCAATAAAATATTGATCTTGGTGGGTACAAGTACAAGTCCCATGGTATGTGCTTTTTTATACAACCTATAAGGTTGTACAAATGAGAACAAACCACCTCTTGATTGTTGGTCCCTAGGACAGGATGTCCCTGTATCAATTCCATAGGATATAGATGGTTCTTTGACATGACATTATTCATAACTTTTAAATCACACACAAATCAGAGCCTTAACCACTAAAGTCTTATTTGCTATGGGCATGGGACTGCATAATATGCAGTGAGTCCTATTTACCAAGATTGTAAAAAGCCTGTCAAATCCTAGTGTCCTTACGACTGGCACATTTTCTCTGCCCACACCCACAACATCACCCATAACCCTACTTCTCTTCTAACCACTTCACTCCCTCAGCCAATCATGCCTCTTTCTGCTTGTGAATTAAACATCTTGAGTAGCATGTGGTAGTTATGGTACTGTATAGCATATTACATCCAGCCAAACCCCCTGCTCTTTTCCTTCCCAGCTCTCCCTAACCAAATGCCACATTAATATCTGGATGACATTGCAGTAATGTCTTGAAAAAAATCTGGTTGGAGGCCAGATGACAGGAATATGCTGTCATTGAAAAATCTGGCTGAAGGCTGAGATGACTAAATTGTGCCATCTCGAAAAATTCGCTGAGGCTGGTATGACCAGAATAACTCACCACGAGCATTTAGGAGGGGGCACTTGCAGTATTTCCACCAGTAAACAAGGGTGAAATGCACCTTGTATGAACCACAGCTGGAAGAATACCATCTCTAGAAAtgacactatttccatgctcaggatctgATTTAGGGCCATGTGCAGACAGCAGGGCACCAGGATCCACCAGGTTGAATATCACAGTAACACCCTGGtacttcatatttatataatttatacatctaATTGCTAATAAATACATCTCAATGCATATTttattgatgaaaatatgatTTCCTGCATGTTTTATTTACATAGGCCCTATCCATTGGaatttatctctattttcatgCATGTGATGGGGAACTGTGATAACCTTTACAAATGGTGCATAAAAGCAAGCTTTTGTTGCAGTGATACATGAAAATCCGacattttttgtgtataataatactgataaatttatacatataaattggtATAAAGGCAAGTCAAAGCATAAACCATAAAATATTCTAATTAGTCTTCAAGTTTCCCTAATTCTAAGAACATAGAAATCTTTGTAGTATGGTAAGCAGTAGATAGTAGCAACATTCAGTCAATGAATTCTGCATTTACCTCTATGAAACAGTTggcaaaaattgaaaataaagcatGATTTaattcataaaacataaatactTGAAACCAAGTCCTGTCCTTAATCACCATGGTCATGTCCATCTTGTTAATTTTTTGCAGACCCTCCTGGTAATTTACTCAGTCAGACAAAGAACTAGTACAAATGCATACACTACCAATATAGCCATTGTGGGGCTTGTTAACCTTAGTTGGAGCATCAAAGTTGTATAAACTACTGTGATAActtgaataaatatattacaaggtttctttttttcctaaatttatttcatcttttaacTGCGATAATCATATCAGCAATTATCTGGACCAGGACCATATGAACTGAGAAAAAATAGAGTAACAGCTATAAAAACTGCATAGACTAATACATGACTAAAGACGCAGTTGCATGTCGGCAGTACGGCAAAAAGAACCacatatatttctaaataatCTGACAGATTACTATAGAGGCTTATTATTTGATGATAAACTTTCTGGGTGCactgtgtatgcatacattttaCTGAATTATAACAAATTCAGAAACTACACACATCATCCCAATACTACAGCTGGTTTGAAAGCACATTAAATTTTGCAAAGCCCTGAACGATAAATAACATGAAACTATCCTAACTTCTAACTGACCTATTGATTTATCCCAAATGGCACCACAAAACAATTACAGTGGACTTCCTGTTGTGCCAGGATTAACTTTAATGTCACCTGTAACACACCAGCACTGTGGGGAAAATATTTAGCCCCTTGTCTTTGATTTTGGAAAGGCAATTATTGCCTTATAATAATAACTTCAAAAACATGGATTAACTTATCTCTAAAACACTCTTGAACTAGCAGCAGCAATGCCAGGAAATTTAATGCTTAACTGGGAAATGACAGCAGCCTCAGTAATTTTTTGTTTCATCCACCTTgaaattattatttctcatttcaACTATTCACTGTGTAATAAATGTGACCTGTTGTTGTTTTCCATCATAAATGATATAGAAATTATTGGTAACTATTTACGAAATTACTGCATCCCTCCTCTCAGCTTAAGTCCCTATCACTCAAGCCATTCCAAGGAATCCATGAAGTGTTGTATGAACCTTCCTAACCCAGTGATCCCATATTGGGTACTTCGCCCTGGACCCCACCTAATCACAGTGGACTTAGGCTTACTCAAGGCAATTGTTGcaacttattttcttcttttctgatgTTATTCTTTGCCTGCATGGATTATTTAAGGAGTGTAGATTTTCCTTTCTCTATGATGTCATTAAATTCCCACGTAAATGTGTACCAAAGTAAACATGATGcacaaaatttattatcatcagaaatacaaaggaaatgccatagatgaaaagtatcttcttttttgtcttttcgccTGTTACAGGCACAGTTTACCTTTTACCATATTGTTGTAAGGTAATGAAATTATACTGCACCCCTAACTTTCATGGCATTTGTACAAGTCAATTGGAAACCTAGCAATATAGAATGAAAACTTTGTGGCGTATGCACAACTGGCTGCACACTTTTCCATTTTCACCATGCAGTTCTACCTTTCTTATTAGTTGGCCTCACCAAGTTGTCAAAGTGCCTGTTTACCATGCAGAATGGATGGCCCAGGTGTGGATCACTTTACGAACTGAACGACCTATAAGATCTATCATTTAAACTGACCCATTAGGTTGGGTCATCAATGACATCCCATTTTAATAGCATAGAaacaatgtataaataatatatcatccaTCACAAACACTATATACTTAATGTAAAGTAGTGTAATGTAAAAAATTTGCACAACAATGAACTGCACATTTTTGGACAATCTGAAAATTAAGCTGCACTAGTTACAACTAATGAAAATAACTTGCCTACACATGTAAGATTTCCAGTCTGGCTTGTAATGGCCTATATATAgatgcttttttattttccctaggATTAAGAATAGTTTTGATTGGACACTCTTTGTAGAAAAATTGAGACACGCTAAAAAAGCTTGCAGGTTAATAAAGTAATGAAGTCAAGCTCTATCCTGCTGAGTATTGGCTACATTGTGGAGGTCTGTTGGCTCTTGCTTCTGTACTTTTTGGACCCTGCAATAACATCATGGTTTCCTTGGACTATATGCATGTCTCAAATGATAGTTTCATGAaaggttaatgttaccgagagcaacacacatagacagaggaaaatggacactgccatcgtATGGAGCATAAAAAATGGATTAGGAAACAATACTGTTTTTTTCTGCAGCTGCTTCATATTTACCGTGAAATGACCAAAATGTCTGCTGCATGTCACTGCTCAGACTAAGTcctccacaacaccctcacacaaccAGAGTCTGTTGACCATAAGAGTCGCATTTTCTGTTGACGAGCCTGGAAATCATAtctgattaattatttattttcaatatcattttttcatattccgcattacctttcctctttttttttttatgttactagATCGTTTTGGTTGCTTTGCTCGaatctatgtgtttatatttaattttttcttatatctattatccattctaaaccctttgccgacgggtggcatgtacgcacatgccatggcatggcgggactatctgccgggggcatgtatgcacatgccatggtgtatgtatggacatgccatgagttttttttgttacaatcatggcaaaatattatttttctggcattgaaagtgtgattaaatcgtttttaacactttctcatttttactatgcaaaaaaaaaaaaaaaaaggctatataacaacaaaaatacccttcagtctcgatttatcaggaaatatggcaagtagagactttagaaaataatgaaaactgaaaatacaacatatcctcgtggtattacgaagaaacggcatgggatgctggtatttggcatgagtggtcgcgcatgctaggctgacgatataagcccccggcagcgaggcccgtgccactatgaatactacccatcgggaGAGGGTTAAGGTAATAGACATTACTGCTCTATTACCTTAATTGCCTCCCATATCAGAAAAATACACACTCTACACTTCTCCCTGTTTTCTTTATGCTTTTGCAAGGACAGGACCTTCAAACTTCTGTGGTCAGTGACATGgggtatgttttattttatatttaaatatccttttatcagtattgtattgcttttatcattatagaTCATTACGGtgttatttataatgttttttataatagGTAAAGGCAATTTTTGCAACATTACAGTGGCCGGGCTGAGCTCTTGCTTGATGTGTGCCAGTCACACAGAGCGTTTCTTACAAATCTGCACGGTGACTAAACAGTTAATTATAACGGCATTGTTCGAAACTTGGTTTGCTTTTTCTAAACATGGACTTTTGCGCATACCATTTTGCACTTGTTTACTTGGGagctatcttatttttattttgtcggaCAGAGTTTGGCTCGGGTTTCTGAAATCTTTCTTTGATATCggcaggttcctattgacatccagtgccatccattatccccccccccccttcaatccccggttccccacgcatcccccaagaacGTTGGGTAGTAGGTAATATAATGAAAATCCTAATTTCGGAGCTGTCTCTGGAGGGAGCATCGCTTTCGGTAACAAATACCTCACGAAATATCAGTCGAGGACATTGTATAAAATATTACCGGTAATTCGTAACATATACTTTAAGCATTTAAATTACCGCCGCAACAAAGTTTCATCCAATTTCCTTATTCCTCCCAATCTATGATGAAAATGACTTACTTGCTGGTTTGGCATAATTCATATGTTGAACGTGAGTACATGTTGGAAGAAGATGAGACTGTGGAGACGTTACATTTAAATAAGACCGAATTAGACTCAACGCAGAGCCTCGTCTGCTTAGTAAGGCCATGTTTACGTTTATTTCACATCCATTACAGTTTGGTGAGTTTGGTGTTTACTTTCTTATTCTGGCTAGAAAATTTGTGTTAGTAGTAAATATATAAGGGTTACTTCTGATATTGCGTGTAATAGATGTTAATATCTTGCTTGTAAAGTTATTTGTCAGCTTTCTTGTTACTTGTCATCATGTCAACAAACTGTGTCGGAAAGATTTATTTTTGCATTCCTATAATCGTTGATAcacaggataaaaataataataataataataataataataaaataataaaataaacgcgTCCAGGTGTATGTATTTAAAcgcaacacaattatatatttcattttcataatacaTTTTACAATTCCTATATAACTTCTGATCACATGTGTCTGAATTGTTTTGAATATGATacaccttcctttcctctttcttttctattttccttttccatctccttcttcttcgtcttctttacaTATGATTGTTCAGCATTGTGCCATAGATTTCCAATGAATCAATCTCAAATTGCATTCTCTTCATAAGTGATCTAATGGTATAATCTAATGGTTATTTAAGAaacatttgaaataataatttgagaatggtatatcttatattaatcaCTTAGTATAGTTTCTTCATTTTACGTAAATTGTAGTAAAAGTCACCTTCAAAATAACTCATCTATCAAACATATCAAGAATTTGATCTCGCAGCTTTTCATAAGAGCAAACTGTTGTCATGGTAACGTGTCAACAAAATAGTGACGCAATCACGCAACCGCAGTGTATGCAAGGACTTCCGACAGTATATCGTTGTCGCTGCCTTTAATATTCCGGCGTAAGTCTGACTATCCGGAAATGGCCAGGAATTCGTATCACTCATGTGTCCGGGTCGGGAATTGGTACGAAAATAAGCTGATGGAAGAggtaagagatgaaaaaaaaaagtttgcatggTTATGTTGCAGTGGTGTCAATGACCTCGTGGGTATGTTTGCAAACTTGTAAATTGTGAATGTAATCCTGTTATGGAgtctatgtgtatttgtatttacttatttatttaattgttattattttttactttagcaTTTGGGTTTAAAACGTATGTTCCTGGTATCGTCACATATATCTTTTGATTTAAAGTATTGCGGTTTTTGATAATATATCattgaatgaaataaaaacattaagtAATTGATGTAGTAATTAAATTCATCAAAGATATAAGTATCATcgactgaaaatatatatttttcatatttatttattatcattattattttaaaatctctGACACTAACAAATAATGACCGATAccactttatcatcatctataacaTAGTGTGGGTATGTTACGTCAAACAAGAAATGATATATGGAC comes from Penaeus monodon isolate SGIC_2016 chromosome 2, NSTDA_Pmon_1, whole genome shotgun sequence and encodes:
- the LOC119578090 gene encoding 39S ribosomal protein L54, mitochondrial-like, which encodes MTTVCSYEKLRDQILDISLMKRMQFEIDSLEIYGTMLNNHIPNSPNCNGCEINVNMALLSRRGSALSLIRSYLNVTSPQSHLLPTCTHVQHMNYAKPAMPKMKGKAKLGPAVEKVRLPVETDPVKLANFVCGSDPVKENPQDIQLKDDSEYPDWLWTLRTGKPPPLREMDPNTKQYWRRLRTMAMKEKNLLKKTGKR